A portion of the Deinococcus peraridilitoris DSM 19664 genome contains these proteins:
- the xseB gene encoding exodeoxyribonuclease VII small subunit, whose translation MTIKFKTHYETLARIAARLEEGDADIDEVLPLLEEAKAAYAACQERLEAVRRALGDAPAEVPDSDELEV comes from the coding sequence GTGACGATCAAATTCAAGACCCACTATGAGACCCTGGCGCGCATCGCAGCCCGCCTGGAGGAAGGCGACGCCGACATCGACGAGGTGCTGCCGCTGCTGGAAGAAGCAAAAGCGGCCTACGCCGCCTGTCAGGAGCGCCTGGAAGCCGTTCGCCGGGCGCTGGGTGACGCACCAGCAGAAGTACCGGACAGCGACGAACTTGAGGTATGA